A DNA window from Streptomyces sp. CA-278952 contains the following coding sequences:
- a CDS encoding Uma2 family endonuclease, with protein sequence MTAAFVENGPASDGRAWDYLLRTWRELDVPEGWRAEIDDERIVLGPPPHAHHNGIAAKVQRRLYATLPDDLGIYQTLGVHVAPLGKLYVPDLVVMPTELIAAADPEISDPMDAAEALLVVEITSRGNAREDRTKKYRAYARAGVPMYLLIDRFDTRGPMATLFTEPNEDGTYKHTDAVPFGKPLALPSPFDVQLMTGEFPGPAV encoded by the coding sequence ATGACCGCAGCGTTCGTCGAGAACGGCCCGGCTTCGGATGGGCGCGCGTGGGACTACCTTCTGCGGACTTGGCGTGAACTGGACGTGCCCGAGGGATGGCGCGCCGAGATCGACGACGAGCGGATCGTCTTGGGGCCACCGCCGCACGCGCACCACAACGGCATCGCCGCCAAGGTGCAGCGCAGGCTCTACGCGACGCTGCCCGATGACCTGGGGATCTACCAGACCCTCGGCGTCCACGTCGCCCCGCTCGGCAAGCTGTACGTCCCCGACCTGGTCGTCATGCCGACCGAGCTGATCGCGGCGGCCGATCCGGAGATCAGCGATCCGATGGACGCGGCGGAGGCGTTGCTCGTCGTCGAGATCACCTCGCGGGGGAACGCGCGGGAGGACCGCACCAAGAAGTACCGCGCGTATGCCCGCGCGGGAGTCCCGATGTACCTGCTGATCGACCGGTTCGACACCCGGGGGCCGATGGCCACGCTGTTCACGGAACCGAACGAGGACGGCACGTACAAGCACACGGACGCGGTGCCGTTCGGCAAGCCGCTGGCCCTGCCGTCCCCGTTCGACGTGCAGCTGATGACGGGGGAGTTCCCGGGGCCCGCCGTCTAG
- a CDS encoding NADPH-dependent F420 reductase, giving the protein MRIGLLGTGNVARALAHGWRAAGHDVLLGSRRPEERTGLGLPVAGLDEAAAHAEVLVNATPGGVSVDLLHSIGAPALAGTLLIDVGVGLSDDFSALTHPNSSLGELIQEAFPLTPVVKTLCTMDSTTMTAPGDLTEPGTVFLSGDDAEAKRTTGRLLTDLGWPDSSQLDIGGITTARGQEHFAFLFMGIAGGVGSHTFNIKVVTRPPAGTR; this is encoded by the coding sequence ATGCGTATAGGACTTCTCGGTACCGGAAATGTCGCCCGCGCCCTGGCCCACGGCTGGCGCGCCGCAGGACACGACGTCCTCCTCGGATCACGTCGGCCCGAAGAACGCACCGGCCTCGGACTGCCCGTCGCCGGCCTCGACGAGGCGGCCGCGCATGCGGAGGTGCTCGTCAACGCCACACCTGGCGGGGTCTCCGTGGACCTGCTGCACTCCATCGGAGCCCCGGCCCTGGCCGGCACGCTGCTGATCGACGTCGGCGTCGGCCTCTCCGACGACTTCAGCGCGCTCACCCACCCCAACAGCAGCCTGGGCGAACTGATCCAGGAGGCGTTCCCGCTGACTCCGGTCGTCAAGACGCTCTGCACGATGGACTCCACCACCATGACCGCCCCGGGCGACCTCACCGAGCCGGGCACGGTCTTCCTCTCCGGCGACGACGCCGAGGCCAAGCGCACCACCGGCAGGCTGCTCACGGACCTCGGGTGGCCGGACTCCTCCCAGCTCGACATCGGCGGCATCACCACGGCGCGCGGCCAGGAGCACTTCGCGTTCCTCTTCATGGGGATCGCGGGCGGGGTGGGATCCCACACCTTCAACATCAAGGTGGTCACCCGCCCGCCGGCGGGCACCCGCTAG
- a CDS encoding type II toxin-antitoxin system RelE/ParE family toxin, whose product MYELRPTLNGEATRSTYWFASERRIVLLTVFRKTRMREAAQVARAVRARALCEAEHEPAHTTYTRGESRETS is encoded by the coding sequence CTGTACGAACTTCGGCCGACGCTGAACGGCGAGGCCACAAGAAGCACGTACTGGTTCGCCTCGGAACGCCGCATCGTGCTCCTGACCGTCTTCCGCAAGACGCGGATGCGGGAGGCGGCCCAAGTGGCTCGAGCCGTGCGGGCCCGGGCGCTGTGCGAGGCCGAACACGAACCGGCCCACACGACGTACACACGCGGAGAGAGCAGGGAGACCTCATGA
- a CDS encoding FG-GAP-like repeat-containing protein encodes MGVLRGVRGSAAARATVGMALLMGLVAAGGRHEVAADPAPPQPVRTVSYNACGAHTCQNTVDSADTWAAKFLSRMNAEGGPADVIALQEMCTGQYEALQKVLTGYSAHWAGEQEPAGCGRWGGSSTKFGQVLFVKGAAADFTAYRALANPAETSIAQQRWMLCLRGPVGGRTTLACGTHLSPSLPLNGTPVVLANMERWAAGAPALITGDFNAIPGHSGLVPMRTGLCGTGPFVEADAGKNAPTAYASAAPFSYRLKYDHAFFGSRDFTELRARTADIDLTPGEDHKLVWAEAKPLERGATQVPGDLTGDLCPDMLAVRKDDTLRLYPGTGRGAFGSPRVIGSGPEWSGAVVSHRGDWDGDGDEDVVARKGDQLLLHRNTGTGDLEPGVVMKVSETGWAHASPVAAGDIDGDGGPDVLATSSTGLWLHRGRVAADGGWLSFSAVRIGPAEWKDREVLVPGDTDGDGKAEVWARDTAGTVERYAYDSGTRTLGAPITLGSLPKESRPLGLSLGDVDGDGHADLWTTTVAADLVFHPGGTPFAEAGGVAVGTGGWGYFSRLG; translated from the coding sequence ATGGGAGTCCTGCGAGGAGTTCGCGGCAGCGCGGCAGCCCGGGCGACCGTCGGCATGGCACTGCTCATGGGCCTGGTGGCGGCGGGGGGCCGGCACGAGGTGGCGGCCGACCCGGCGCCGCCCCAGCCGGTGCGCACCGTCTCGTACAACGCCTGCGGCGCGCACACCTGCCAGAACACCGTGGACAGCGCCGACACCTGGGCGGCGAAGTTCCTGTCGCGGATGAACGCCGAGGGCGGTCCCGCCGACGTGATCGCGCTGCAGGAGATGTGTACCGGCCAGTACGAGGCCCTGCAGAAGGTGTTGACCGGCTACAGCGCGCACTGGGCCGGCGAGCAGGAGCCCGCGGGGTGCGGCCGGTGGGGCGGCAGCTCGACGAAGTTCGGGCAGGTGCTGTTCGTCAAGGGCGCGGCCGCGGACTTCACCGCGTACCGAGCCCTCGCCAACCCCGCTGAGACCTCCATCGCCCAGCAGCGGTGGATGCTGTGCCTCAGGGGGCCGGTCGGTGGCCGGACCACTCTGGCCTGCGGCACGCATCTGTCCCCTTCGCTGCCGTTGAACGGGACGCCGGTGGTGCTCGCGAACATGGAGCGGTGGGCGGCGGGCGCACCTGCCCTGATCACCGGCGACTTCAACGCCATACCCGGCCACTCCGGGCTCGTGCCGATGCGGACGGGGCTGTGCGGCACGGGTCCGTTCGTCGAGGCGGACGCGGGGAAGAACGCCCCGACCGCCTATGCGAGCGCGGCGCCCTTCAGCTACCGCCTCAAGTACGACCACGCCTTCTTCGGCAGCAGGGATTTCACGGAACTACGCGCCAGGACCGCCGACATCGACCTGACGCCGGGCGAGGACCACAAGCTGGTGTGGGCGGAGGCGAAGCCCCTGGAGCGGGGCGCCACGCAGGTGCCGGGCGATCTGACCGGCGATCTCTGCCCCGACATGCTCGCCGTCCGCAAGGACGACACGCTCCGCCTGTATCCCGGAACGGGCCGGGGCGCCTTCGGGTCCCCGCGCGTGATCGGCAGCGGGCCCGAGTGGAGCGGCGCGGTGGTCAGCCACCGCGGGGACTGGGACGGCGACGGCGACGAGGATGTGGTCGCCCGCAAGGGCGACCAACTGCTGCTCCACCGGAACACGGGCACGGGCGACCTCGAACCGGGCGTGGTGATGAAGGTTTCGGAGACCGGCTGGGCCCACGCCTCACCGGTTGCGGCGGGCGACATCGACGGGGACGGCGGCCCCGACGTCCTGGCCACCAGTTCCACCGGACTGTGGCTCCACCGAGGGCGGGTGGCGGCGGACGGTGGTTGGCTGTCCTTCAGTGCCGTACGGATCGGCCCGGCGGAGTGGAAGGACCGGGAGGTTCTCGTCCCCGGTGACACGGACGGGGACGGAAAGGCGGAGGTCTGGGCCCGCGACACCGCGGGGACGGTCGAGCGGTACGCCTACGACAGCGGTACGCGGACCCTGGGCGCTCCCATCACGCTCGGCAGCCTCCCCAAGGAGTCCCGCCCGCTGGGGCTCTCGCTCGGTGACGTCGACGGCGACGGGCACGCCGACCTCTGGACCACTACAGTCGCCGCCGACCTGGTGTTCCACCCGGGCGGAACACCGTTCGCGGAGGCCGGCGGGGTGGCGGTGGGGACCGGCGGCTGGGGGTACTTCTCCCGGCTGGGCTGA
- a CDS encoding PRC-barrel domain-containing protein — MSDSLWGYQPSSGHTVGADLTGYAVEATDGGIGKVDKYSDEVGSAYLLVDTGVWIFGKDVLLPAGTVKRIDTEDRKVYVDLTKEQVKDSPEFDRHRQADDPGYHEQLSAYYLAYRIM, encoded by the coding sequence ATGAGCGACTCCCTGTGGGGCTATCAGCCGTCGAGCGGTCACACCGTGGGCGCCGACCTGACCGGCTATGCGGTCGAGGCCACCGACGGCGGTATCGGAAAGGTCGACAAGTACTCCGACGAGGTGGGTTCGGCCTATCTGCTCGTCGACACCGGAGTCTGGATCTTCGGCAAGGACGTCCTGCTGCCCGCGGGCACGGTGAAGCGCATCGACACCGAGGACCGGAAGGTCTACGTCGACCTCACCAAGGAACAGGTCAAGGACTCCCCGGAGTTCGACCGCCACCGACAGGCGGACGACCCGGGCTACCACGAGCAGTTGTCCGCGTACTACTTGGCGTACCGCATCATGTGA
- a CDS encoding MurR/RpiR family transcriptional regulator, with protein MTSDVKEIFSGDSPPAPAALAAKVRTLAPSMTRSMQLVAEAVAGDPAGCAALTVTGLAELTGTSEATVVRTARLLGYPGYRDLRLALAGLAAHQESGRAPAVTADIAVDDPIADVVAKLAYDEQQTLADTAAGLDTVQLGAAVAAASTARRIDVYGVGASSLVGQDLAQKLLRIGLIAHAHMDPHLAVTNAVQLRAGDVAIAITHSGSTGDVIEPLRVAFDHGATTIAITGRPDGPVTQYADHVLTTSTARESELRPAAMSSRTSQLLVVDCLFIGVAQRTYETAAPALAASYEALAHRHNPRTR; from the coding sequence GTGACCAGTGACGTGAAGGAAATTTTCAGCGGCGACTCCCCGCCGGCCCCCGCGGCCCTCGCCGCCAAGGTCCGGACCCTCGCCCCCTCCATGACCCGCTCGATGCAGCTGGTCGCCGAAGCCGTGGCGGGCGACCCCGCCGGGTGCGCCGCCCTCACCGTCACCGGTCTCGCCGAGCTCACCGGCACCAGTGAAGCCACCGTCGTCCGCACCGCGCGGCTCCTCGGCTACCCCGGCTACCGGGATCTGCGCCTGGCGCTGGCCGGCCTCGCCGCGCACCAGGAGTCCGGCCGGGCCCCGGCCGTCACCGCCGACATCGCGGTGGACGACCCGATCGCCGACGTGGTCGCCAAGCTCGCCTACGACGAGCAGCAGACCCTCGCCGACACCGCCGCCGGGCTCGACACCGTACAGCTGGGGGCCGCCGTCGCCGCCGCGTCGACCGCCCGCCGCATCGACGTCTACGGCGTCGGCGCGTCCTCCCTCGTCGGCCAGGACCTGGCGCAGAAGCTGCTCCGGATCGGACTGATCGCCCACGCCCACATGGACCCGCACCTCGCGGTGACCAACGCCGTGCAGCTGCGCGCCGGCGACGTGGCCATCGCGATCACGCACTCCGGCTCCACCGGCGACGTCATCGAACCCCTGCGGGTCGCCTTCGACCACGGCGCGACGACGATCGCGATCACCGGGCGGCCCGACGGACCCGTGACGCAGTACGCGGACCACGTGCTGACCACGTCCACCGCGCGCGAGAGCGAGCTGCGCCCCGCCGCCATGTCGAGCCGCACCAGCCAGCTGCTCGTCGTGGACTGCCTGTTCATAGGCGTCGCGCAGCGGACGTACGAGACCGCCGCGCCCGCCCTGGCCGCCTCCTACGAGGCGCTCGCCCACCGCCACAACCCGCGCACCCGCTGA
- a CDS encoding PTS transporter subunit EIIC — protein MATEDKNRATAAAILPLVGGGANVASIAHCMTRLRLGLHDRSLVDDEALKALPAVMGVVEDDTYQIVLGPGTVARVTPEFEQLVDEAREAAPEPAPAPGTAPVSAEELAAQGAAIKAQRKAKNATPFKLFLRKIANIFVPLIPALIGCGIIAGLNGLLVNLQWLPAVTPALAAMASGFMALIAVFVGYNTAKEFGGTPILGGAVAAIIVFPGVANIDAFGQTLSPGQGGVLGALGAAVLAVYVEKWCRRWVPEALDVLVTPTLTVLISGLVTIFGLMYVAGEVSSAIGTFADWLLSNGGAGAGFVLGGLFLPLVMLGLHQALIPIHTTLIEQQGYTVLLPILAMAGAGQVGAAVAVYFRLPRNESIRRTIKSALPAGLLGVGEPLIYGVSLPLGRPFVTACVGGAFGAGFVGLFNQLGDTVGSTAIGPSGWALFPLLDGNHGLGSTIAIYAGGLLVGYVAGFVATYFFGFGKDLLAEFNVSQEPTPSTVAATGNTHPATTPAAPAGTGSASDGTDPGTSPAKAPAGV, from the coding sequence ATGGCCACAGAAGACAAGAACCGCGCCACCGCCGCCGCGATCCTGCCGCTCGTCGGCGGCGGGGCGAACGTCGCCTCCATCGCCCACTGCATGACCCGGCTCCGCCTCGGTCTGCACGACCGGTCCCTCGTCGACGACGAGGCGCTGAAGGCCCTGCCCGCCGTCATGGGCGTCGTCGAGGACGACACGTACCAGATCGTGCTGGGCCCGGGCACGGTCGCCCGGGTCACCCCGGAGTTCGAGCAGCTGGTCGACGAGGCCCGCGAGGCCGCGCCCGAACCGGCCCCCGCGCCCGGTACGGCCCCCGTCTCCGCCGAGGAACTGGCGGCCCAGGGCGCGGCGATCAAGGCCCAGCGGAAGGCGAAGAACGCCACCCCGTTCAAGCTGTTCCTGCGCAAGATCGCCAACATCTTCGTGCCGCTGATCCCGGCGCTCATCGGCTGCGGAATTATCGCGGGCCTCAACGGCCTGCTGGTGAACCTCCAGTGGCTGCCCGCCGTGACACCCGCGCTGGCGGCGATGGCGTCCGGTTTCATGGCGCTGATCGCGGTGTTCGTGGGCTACAACACGGCGAAGGAGTTCGGCGGTACGCCGATCCTGGGCGGTGCGGTGGCGGCGATCATCGTCTTCCCGGGCGTCGCGAACATCGACGCCTTCGGCCAGACGCTCTCCCCGGGCCAGGGCGGTGTGCTCGGCGCGCTGGGCGCGGCGGTCCTCGCGGTGTACGTGGAGAAGTGGTGCCGCCGGTGGGTGCCGGAGGCGCTGGACGTCCTGGTCACCCCGACCCTGACGGTGCTGATCTCCGGCCTGGTGACGATCTTCGGCCTGATGTACGTGGCGGGCGAGGTGTCCTCCGCGATCGGCACGTTCGCCGACTGGCTGCTGTCCAACGGCGGCGCGGGCGCGGGCTTCGTGCTCGGCGGCCTGTTCCTGCCCCTGGTGATGCTGGGCCTGCACCAGGCGCTGATCCCGATCCACACCACGCTCATCGAGCAGCAGGGGTACACGGTCCTGCTGCCGATCCTCGCGATGGCCGGTGCGGGCCAGGTGGGCGCGGCCGTGGCCGTCTACTTCCGCCTCCCCCGCAACGAGTCGATCCGCCGCACCATCAAGTCGGCGCTGCCGGCGGGTCTGCTGGGTGTGGGCGAGCCCCTGATCTACGGCGTCTCGCTCCCGCTCGGCCGCCCGTTCGTCACGGCGTGCGTCGGCGGCGCGTTCGGCGCGGGCTTCGTCGGCCTGTTCAACCAGCTCGGCGACACGGTCGGCTCGACGGCCATCGGCCCGTCCGGCTGGGCCCTGTTCCCCCTCCTCGACGGCAACCACGGCCTGGGCTCGACGATCGCGATCTACGCGGGCGGCCTGCTCGTCGGGTATGTCGCCGGGTTCGTCGCGACGTACTTCTTCGGCTTCGGCAAGGACCTGCTGGCCGAGTTCAACGTCTCCCAGGAACCGACCCCGTCCACGGTCGCCGCCACGGGCAACACCCACCCCGCCACCACTCCGGCCGCCCCCGCCGGCACGGGCTCCGCCTCCGACGGCACGGACCCCGGCACCTCCCCGGCCAAGGCTCCGGCGGGAGTCTGA
- a CDS encoding helix-turn-helix domain-containing protein, whose amino-acid sequence MNHSRWKLQREQELASRPDESEETRAERAEVRLAMAFAKAVYDRRKELGLSQQDVAERAGLTQAKISRVEGADAVPTLLLLRRLALALDASLSIALDEEQEEVAFVARTAA is encoded by the coding sequence ATGAACCACAGCCGCTGGAAGCTGCAGCGCGAACAGGAACTCGCCTCCAGGCCCGACGAGTCCGAGGAGACCCGCGCCGAGCGCGCGGAAGTCCGGCTCGCCATGGCCTTCGCCAAGGCGGTGTACGACCGTCGCAAGGAACTCGGCCTGTCCCAGCAGGATGTCGCCGAGCGAGCGGGCCTGACCCAGGCGAAGATCTCCCGCGTCGAGGGTGCCGACGCGGTGCCCACCCTGCTCCTGCTCCGGCGACTGGCGCTCGCCCTGGACGCCTCCCTCAGCATCGCCCTCGACGAGGAACAGGAAGAGGTGGCCTTCGTGGCCCGTACAGCGGCGTGA
- the murQ gene encoding N-acetylmuramic acid 6-phosphate etherase codes for MTSTTDANTDTPEASGTYGELRAQLATLTTEAFRPELAEIDRQPTREIARIMNGEDATVPAAVAERLPQIAAAIDATAERMARGGRLIYAGAGTAGRLGVLDASECPPTFNTDPSEVIGLIAGGPSAMVTAVEGAEDSKELAAADLDGLKLNADDTVVGISASGRTPYAIGAVEHARERGALTIGLSCNADSALGAAAEHGLEVVVGPELLTGSTRLKAGTAQKLVLNMISTITMIRLGKTYGNLMVDVRASNEKLRARSRHIVSLATGASDAEIEAALAATDGEVKNAILVILGQVDGPTAATRLTEADGHLRAALTAVRTT; via the coding sequence ATGACCTCCACCACCGACGCGAACACCGACACCCCCGAGGCCTCCGGGACCTACGGCGAACTCCGCGCCCAGCTGGCCACCCTCACCACCGAGGCGTTCCGCCCCGAGCTGGCCGAGATCGACCGGCAGCCCACGCGGGAGATCGCGCGCATCATGAACGGCGAGGACGCCACCGTCCCGGCCGCCGTCGCCGAGCGGCTGCCGCAGATCGCCGCGGCCATCGACGCCACCGCCGAGCGCATGGCCCGCGGCGGCCGGCTGATCTACGCGGGCGCGGGCACCGCGGGCCGCCTCGGGGTGCTGGACGCCAGCGAGTGCCCGCCCACCTTCAACACCGACCCGTCCGAGGTCATCGGCCTCATCGCGGGCGGCCCCTCCGCCATGGTCACGGCCGTCGAGGGCGCGGAGGACAGCAAGGAGCTGGCCGCCGCCGACCTCGACGGGCTGAAGCTGAACGCCGACGACACGGTGGTCGGCATCTCCGCCTCCGGCCGCACGCCGTACGCGATCGGCGCCGTCGAGCACGCCCGCGAGCGGGGCGCCCTGACCATCGGGCTCTCCTGCAACGCCGACTCCGCGCTCGGCGCCGCCGCCGAACACGGCCTGGAGGTCGTCGTCGGCCCCGAGCTGCTCACCGGCTCGACCCGGCTGAAGGCGGGCACGGCCCAGAAGCTCGTCCTGAACATGATCTCGACGATCACGATGATCCGGCTCGGCAAGACGTACGGGAATCTCATGGTCGACGTCCGCGCCTCCAACGAGAAGCTGCGGGCCCGCTCCCGGCACATCGTCTCGCTGGCCACCGGCGCGTCCGACGCCGAGATCGAGGCCGCGCTCGCCGCCACCGACGGCGAGGTCAAGAACGCGATCCTGGTCATCCTCGGCCAGGTCGACGGCCCCACCGCCGCCACCCGCCTCACCGAGGCGGACGGCCACCTGCGCGCCGCACTCACGGCCGTACGCACCACCTGA
- a CDS encoding DUF5670 family protein: MVPLLLVLLLALVLFGIGFAIKALWWIAVIVLVLWLVGFFVRPAASGGRRGRWYRW, translated from the coding sequence ATGGTTCCCCTGCTTCTCGTTCTATTGCTCGCCCTGGTTCTCTTCGGTATCGGTTTCGCGATCAAAGCTCTCTGGTGGATAGCCGTGATCGTCCTGGTGCTGTGGCTCGTAGGGTTCTTCGTCCGTCCCGCCGCGAGCGGCGGCCGACGGGGCCGGTGGTACCGCTGGTAG
- a CDS encoding LacI family DNA-binding transcriptional regulator, translating to MPEQPPGSRPTLEAVATRAGVSRATASRVVNGGDGVRKPLVDKVLKAVDELGYIPNHAARTLVTRRTGAVAVVIAEPEIRIFSDPFFSQQIRGISKELTAHDTQLVLLLVEGPGDFDRIALYLSGGHVDGALAFSLHTDDPLPAITRRAGIPTVYGGRPSWTADPGDQAVLYVDADNRGGARVAVRYLKDLGRQRIAHIGGPPDQTSAVDRFDGYRDVLLDVDPTLVAEGAFTVESGARAMAELLERRPDLDAVFAANDLMASGALRVLRERGVAVPEQVAIVGFDDMDSVAGTTDPPLTTVNQDIEGQGRLMARLLLRGLDRDRTGSGPAPASVITPTTLVRRASA from the coding sequence TTGCCCGAGCAGCCCCCCGGGTCCCGGCCCACCCTGGAAGCCGTCGCGACACGTGCGGGGGTGTCGCGGGCCACCGCCTCGCGGGTCGTCAACGGGGGTGACGGAGTCCGCAAGCCGCTCGTGGACAAGGTGCTCAAGGCGGTCGACGAGCTGGGCTACATCCCGAACCACGCGGCCAGGACCCTGGTGACCCGGCGGACGGGAGCGGTGGCCGTCGTCATCGCGGAGCCGGAGATACGGATCTTCTCCGACCCCTTCTTCTCCCAGCAGATCCGGGGCATCAGCAAGGAGCTGACCGCCCACGACACCCAGCTCGTCCTGCTGCTGGTGGAGGGGCCCGGAGACTTCGACCGTATCGCCCTCTATCTGTCCGGCGGACACGTCGACGGGGCGCTCGCGTTCTCGCTGCACACCGACGACCCGCTGCCCGCGATCACCCGGCGGGCCGGGATTCCCACGGTGTACGGGGGCCGGCCCAGCTGGACCGCCGATCCCGGGGATCAGGCCGTCCTCTATGTGGACGCGGACAACCGGGGCGGCGCGAGGGTGGCCGTGCGGTATCTGAAGGACCTCGGGCGGCAGCGGATCGCGCACATCGGCGGACCGCCCGACCAGACCTCGGCGGTGGACCGCTTCGACGGCTACCGGGACGTCCTGCTGGACGTGGACCCGACGCTCGTCGCCGAGGGCGCGTTCACCGTGGAGAGCGGGGCCCGGGCGATGGCGGAGCTGCTGGAGCGACGGCCCGACCTGGACGCGGTGTTCGCCGCCAACGACCTGATGGCGTCGGGTGCGTTGCGCGTGCTGCGGGAGCGCGGGGTGGCCGTGCCGGAGCAGGTGGCGATCGTCGGGTTCGACGACATGGACTCGGTGGCCGGGACCACCGATCCGCCGCTGACCACGGTCAACCAGGACATCGAGGGGCAGGGCCGGCTGATGGCCCGCCTGCTGCTGCGCGGACTGGACCGGGACCGTACGGGCAGCGGCCCGGCGCCCGCCTCCGTGATCACCCCGACGACCCTGGTGCGACGGGCCTCGGCCTGA